A genomic stretch from Serratia entomophila includes:
- the fabR gene encoding HTH-type transcriptional repressor FabR: protein MGVRAQQKERTRRSLIEAAFSQLSAERSFASLSLREVSREAGIAPTSFYRHFRDVDELGLTMVDESGLMLRQLMRQARQRIAKGGSVIRTSVSTFMEFIGNNPNAFRLLLRERSGTSAAFRAAVAREIQHFIAELADYLELENHMPRSFTEAQAEAMVTIVFSAGAEALDIDPEQRRQLEERLVLQLRMISKGAYYWYRREQEKASVSHV, encoded by the coding sequence ATGGGCGTCAGAGCACAACAAAAAGAACGGACGCGTCGTTCCCTGATCGAAGCCGCGTTCAGCCAGCTGAGCGCCGAACGCAGCTTTGCCAGCCTGAGCCTGCGCGAAGTCTCGCGCGAGGCGGGGATCGCGCCCACCTCGTTCTATCGCCACTTCCGCGACGTGGATGAGCTTGGGCTGACCATGGTCGACGAAAGCGGCCTGATGCTGCGCCAACTGATGCGCCAGGCGCGCCAGCGCATCGCCAAGGGCGGCAGCGTGATCCGCACCTCGGTCTCCACCTTTATGGAGTTTATCGGCAACAACCCCAATGCATTTCGCCTGCTGCTGCGTGAGCGTTCCGGCACTTCGGCCGCGTTCCGTGCGGCGGTGGCGCGCGAGATCCAACATTTTATCGCCGAACTGGCGGATTACCTCGAGCTGGAAAACCATATGCCGCGCAGCTTTACCGAGGCGCAGGCGGAGGCCATGGTGACCATCGTGTTCAGCGCCGGCGCGGAAGCGCTGGATATTGACCCCGAACAGCGGCGCCAGCTGGAAGAACGTCTGGTGCTGCAGCTGCGGATGATTTCCAAGGGGGCGTATTACTGGTATCGCCGCGAGCAAGAAAAAGCTTCTGTATCCCACGTATAA
- a CDS encoding YijD family membrane protein, whose amino-acid sequence MEKPGRENGTLLLALIAGLSINGSFAALFSSVVPFSVFPIIALVLAVYCLHQRYLNRAMPDGMPKLAAACFLLGVLLYSAIVRAEYPQIGSNFLPSIVCVALVFWIGFKLKARKTPDENTQG is encoded by the coding sequence ATGGAAAAACCAGGTCGTGAGAATGGCACCTTACTGCTGGCGTTGATTGCCGGCCTTTCGATTAATGGCTCGTTCGCCGCGTTGTTCAGCTCGGTGGTGCCGTTTTCAGTCTTCCCGATAATCGCGCTGGTGCTGGCGGTGTACTGCCTGCATCAACGTTACCTGAACCGCGCCATGCCGGACGGCATGCCGAAGCTGGCCGCCGCCTGTTTCCTGCTGGGGGTGCTGCTGTACAGCGCCATCGTGCGCGCGGAATACCCGCAGATCGGCTCCAACTTCCTGCCTTCGATCGTCTGCGTGGCGCTGGTGTTCTGGATAGGTTTCAAGCTGAAGGCGCGCAAAACGCCGGATGAAAATACCCAAGGGTAA
- the trmA gene encoding tRNA (uridine(54)-C5)-methyltransferase TrmA — MTPENLPIERYDDQLAEKTARLKTLMLPFAAPEPEVFRSQVEHYRMRAEFRIWHDEDDMYHIMFDQQTKQRIRVDQFPAASELINRLMSALIAAIKPDPTLRHKLFQIDYLSTQSGKIIASLLYHRKLDDAWQQRAGELRDSLRAQGFDLQLIGRASKMKIMLDQDYVDEVLPVAGRDMIYRQVENSFTQPNAGMNVQMLEWALGVTAGSKGDLLELYCGNGNFSLALARNFERVLATEIAKPSVAAAQYNIAANHIDNVQIIRMAAEDFTQAMNGVREFNRLKGIDLSGYNCETIFVDPPRSGLDDDTVKMVQAYPRILYISCNPETLCANLETLQETHRVSRLALFDQFPYTHHMECGVLLEKRR, encoded by the coding sequence ATGACGCCCGAGAATTTGCCTATTGAACGTTACGATGACCAGCTGGCGGAGAAAACCGCCCGCCTGAAGACGTTGATGTTACCGTTCGCGGCACCCGAGCCGGAAGTGTTCCGCTCGCAAGTCGAGCATTACCGCATGCGCGCAGAATTCCGCATCTGGCATGATGAAGACGATATGTACCACATCATGTTCGACCAGCAGACCAAGCAGCGCATCCGCGTTGATCAATTCCCGGCCGCCAGCGAACTGATCAACCGCCTGATGAGCGCACTGATTGCCGCCATCAAACCGGACCCGACGCTGCGCCATAAGCTGTTCCAGATCGATTATCTGTCGACGCAAAGCGGCAAAATCATCGCTTCGCTGCTGTACCACCGCAAGCTGGACGACGCCTGGCAGCAACGCGCTGGCGAGCTGCGCGACAGCCTGCGCGCCCAGGGCTTCGATCTGCAGCTGATCGGCCGCGCCTCGAAGATGAAAATCATGCTGGATCAGGACTATGTCGACGAAGTCCTGCCGGTCGCCGGCCGCGATATGATCTACCGTCAGGTTGAAAACAGCTTTACCCAGCCGAATGCGGGAATGAACGTGCAGATGCTGGAATGGGCGCTGGGCGTCACCGCCGGATCGAAGGGCGACCTGCTCGAGCTTTACTGCGGCAACGGCAACTTCTCGCTGGCGCTGGCGCGCAACTTCGAGCGGGTGTTGGCGACCGAGATAGCCAAACCTTCCGTTGCGGCAGCGCAGTACAACATTGCAGCCAACCACATCGACAACGTGCAGATTATCCGCATGGCGGCGGAAGATTTTACCCAGGCGATGAACGGGGTGCGCGAATTTAACCGGCTGAAGGGCATCGATCTGAGCGGCTATAACTGCGAGACGATTTTTGTCGATCCGCCGCGCAGCGGGCTGGATGACGATACGGTGAAAATGGTGCAGGCCTATCCGCGCATTCTGTATATCTCATGCAATCCGGAAACGCTGTGCGCCAACCTGGAAACGCTGCAGGAGACCCACCGGGTCAGCCGCCTGGCGCTGTTCGACCAGTTTCCTTATACCCACCATATGGAATGCGGCGTGCTGCTGGAAAAACGCCGCTGA